In one Rutidosis leptorrhynchoides isolate AG116_Rl617_1_P2 chromosome 8, CSIRO_AGI_Rlap_v1, whole genome shotgun sequence genomic region, the following are encoded:
- the LOC139861393 gene encoding la-related protein 1C: MAATNVQSADGGNNSPKVVASPWNQVVRGAESEVVSPVTVPVVAPASPSWSLVQNQEVEVVSSPDDSGTEGGQVDGGSDNSGGSKKPVWNRPSNGVVEVVGPVMGAAWPALGESTKPAIKSSSSESLKTLSDGLLTPTLQVTGSSSPSHKQATANNVISTSTPNHMAPVKQRSMKRTGGHSGANVSANGVLSQPPSMYQDSVVDPHITSGKAGNNSEQPFLKDHTHKESQKGGFGSHSHRGNDHHHQRGSFRRGNGGQHPRGDGSHHNNYGGRRDHDRSNQEWNQQNRSFNNRDTQFQSHRGFPRGYIRPSVHTSASYIPPPLPVPVPVPTFGNNMMYPDPTSPVIYISGPPADPLRPMPFGPPLPPPMYFAYPDNQTYAKIVSQIDYYFSNENLVKDTYLRQNMDEQGWVPATLIAGFKKVSVLTDNVQLILDAMRSSTVVEVQGEKIRRRNDWMNWVIPAPVQYSNPSSPHADGLVSKLQGVKLHEPSSTYEEVTSPSQQAGGEKTVRGISQQTGSEPATGA, encoded by the exons ATGGCTGCTACGAATGTTCAATCCGCCGACGGAGGGAATAATAGCCCTAAAGTGGTTGCGTCACCATGGAATCAGGTTGTTCGTGGTGCTGAGTCGGAAGTGGTTTCTCCGGTGACGGTTCCGGTAGTGGCTCCGGCATCGCCGTCGTGGTCATTGGTTCAGAATCAGGAGGTGGAGGTGGTTAGCTCACCGGATGATTCAGGTACTGAGGGTGGTCAGGTTGATGGTGGTTCTGATAATAGTGGTGGTAGTAAGAAACCTGTTTGGAATAGGCCATCTAATGGAGTTGTGGAGGTTGTTGGTCCTGTTATGGGTGCAGCTTGGCCTGCGCTCGGTGAATCGACTAAACCTGCAATCAAATCGTCATCTTCGGAGTCGTTGAAAACGCTTTCGGATGGTTTGTTGACTCCTACATTACAG GTGACTGGAAGTTCGTCTCCATCACATAAACAGGCTACTGCCAATAATGTGATTTCGACTTCAACTCCAAACCACATGGCACCAGTCAAGCAAAGGTCCATGAAGCGAACAGGTGGCCATTCGGGTGCAAATGTATCAGCCAATGGGGTGCTTTCTCAACCGCCATCAATGTACCAGGACTCGGTAGTGGACCCACATATTACATCTGGGAAGGCGGGTAATAATTCTGAGCAGCCGTTTTTAAAGGACCATACACATAAGGAGTCACAAAAAGGAGGTTTTGGATCACATTCTCACAGGGGTAATGATCACCATCATCAACGGGGTTCGTTTAGAAGGGGCAACGGGGGGCAACATCCACGTGGAGATGGTTCACATCATAACAACTATGGAGGAAGGCGAGATCATGATCGTTCAAATCAAGAATGGAATCAACAAAATAGAAGCTTTAATAACCGAGATACACAATTTCAATCTCACAGAGGTTTTCCCAGGGGTTATATACGACCTTCTGTACATACTTCTGCTTCATATATTCCTCCACCATTGCCTGTGCCCGTACCAGTACCTACTTTTGGGAACAACATGATGTACCCTG ATCCGACATCTCCCGTAATTTATATTTCTGGTCCACCAGCGGACCCCCTCAGACCCATGCCTTTTGGtccaccattaccacctccaatgtACTTCGCGTATCCTGATAACCAAACATATGCTAAGATCGTAAGCCAAATTGATTACTATTTCAG TAATGAGAACCTGGTAAAAGATACATACTTGCGGCAAAACATGGATGAACAAGGCTGGGTTCCTGCTACCTTAATTGCTGGTTTCAAAAAG GTTTCTGTTTTAACAGATAACGTTCAGCTAATACTTGATGCTATGCGAAGTTCAACTGTTGTAGAAGTGCAG GGTGAGAAGATAAGGAGGCGAAATGATTGGATGAATTGGGTGATCCCTGCACCAGTTCAATATTCGAATCCATCGAGCCCTCATGCTGATGGTCTGGTGTCAAAGCTTCAGGGTGTTAAATTGCATGAGCCAAGTTCAACTTATGAGGAAGTCACTAGTCCTTCACAACAAGCTGGAGGCGAGAAGACGGTGCGCGGCATTAGTCAACAGACTGGCTCTGAACCTGCAACAGGTGCTTGA